The following coding sequences are from one Salvia hispanica cultivar TCC Black 2014 chromosome 3, UniMelb_Shisp_WGS_1.0, whole genome shotgun sequence window:
- the LOC125216689 gene encoding pentatricopeptide repeat-containing protein At5g66520-like, which produces MSAILSTPSTNPPTISTFKNLDFCSTMAELKQHHAQIVKLGLSSDNDAMGRVIKFSALSQSGDLHYALKVFASLPQPDAFIYNTIFRGYLHAQLHTHCISLYSHMLQNSVTPNNYSFPPVIRACAAAAGGRRQVHAHVIKFGFSRDSYCQNNLIRMYVGFDELDEARRVFDGMERKDDVSWTTMISGYSQWGCLDEALRVFERMATKNSTAWNAVIAAHVQNNRFHDAFELFDRMMEENVEMDSFVAASMLAACTGLGALERGEWIHERMESRGIRIDAKLATTLMDMYCKCGRLDKAVEVFDGLRIKGVSSWNCMIGGFAMHGRGRDAIELLRRMEAGAERPDHVTFVNVLAACAHSGMVEEGRRYFSYMTEAYGITPRMEHYGCLVDLLGRAGLLDEARRVIDEMPMSPDVGVLGALLGACRIHGNLEMAEEVGHRVIELEPGNSGRYVLLANLYAKEGRLEDVARVRKLMNDRGVKKVAGSSTIELAGRVCEFVAGGRAHPEAREIYAKVGEIVRRIRDFGYVTDSEGMLYEVGEEESENPLHYHSEKLAIAYGLLKTKPADTIRVTKNLRVCKDCHEASKLISEAYDREIIVRDRNRFHHFKGGVCSCNDYW; this is translated from the coding sequence TCCACCTTCAAGAATCTCGACTTCTGCTCAACCATGGCGGAGCTCAAGCAGCACCACGCCCAAATCGTCAAGCTCGGCCTCTCCTCCGACAACGACGCCATGGGACGCGTCATCAAGTTCTCCGCCCTCTCACAATCCGGTGACTTGCATTATGCACTCAAGGTTTTCGCTTCTTTGCCCCAACCAGATGCTTTTATCTACAACACCATCTTCAGAGGCTATTTACACGCACAATTGCACACACACTGCATCTCCCTCTACTCCCACATGCTCCAAAACTCCGTCACTCCGAATAACTACTCCTTCCCTCCCGTTATCCGAGCCTGCGCTGCTGCTGCCGGAGGCAGAAGGCAGGTGCACGCGCACGTGATCAAATTCGGATTCTCTCGAGACTCGTATTGCCAGAACAATTTGATTCGGATGTATGTCGGTTTCGATGAATTGGACGAGGCGAGGAGGGTTTTTGATGGCATGGAGAGAAAGGACGACGTTTCTTGGACGACGATGATCAGTGGCTACTCGCAATGGGGATGTTTGGACGAAGCGCTGCGTGTTTTTGAGAGGATGGCTACCAAGAACTCAACTGCGTGGAATGCTGTGATCGCAGCTCATGTGCAGAACAACAGATTTCATGATGCATTCGAGCTCTTTGATAGAATGATGGAGGAAAATGTGGAGATGGATAGCTTTGTTGCTGCTAGTATGCTCGCAGCTTGCACGGGGCTTGGTGCGTTGGAGCGAGGCGAGTGGATACATGAGCGGATGGAGAGTAGGGGGATCAGGATAGATGCAAAGCTGGCAACGACGCTCATGGATATGTATTGCAAATGTGGGCGTTTGGACAAGGCTGTTGAGGTATTTGATGGGTTGCGTATCAAGGGGGTTTCGTCGTGGAACTGTATGATCGGAGGGTTTGCAATGCATGGACGAGGCAGGGATGCAATTGAGCTTCTGAGGAGGATGGAGGCGGGGGCGGAGAGGCCGGATCATGTGACGTTTGTGAATGTTCTTGCAGCTTGTGCGCACTCGGGTATGGTGGAGGAGGGGAGACGTTACTTCTCTTACATGACCGAGGCCTATGGCATCACTCCGAGGATGGAGCATTACGGCTGCTTGGTGGATCTGCTGGGGCGGGCGGGGTTGCTGGATGAGGCTAGGAGGGTTATAGATGAGATGCCAATGAGCCCAGATGTTGGAGTGTTGGGAGCCCTTCTCGGGGCTTGTAGGATCCACGGGAATCTTGAAATGGCGGAGGAGGTAGGGCATCGGGTGATTGAGCTAGAGCCAGGGAACAGTGGGCGATACGTGCTGCTGGCAAATCTATACGCGAAGGAAGGGAGACTGGAGGATGTGGCGAGGGTTAGGAAGTTGATGAACGATCGAGGGGTGAAGAAGGTGGCCGGATCTTCCACGATCGAACTAGCTGGTAGAGTGTGTGAGTTTGTGGCCGGCGGTAGGGCTCACCCCGAGGCTCGAGAGATATATGCCAAAGTCGGGGAGATTGTGCGTAGGATTAGGGATTTTGGGTATGTGACAGATAGTGAGGGAATGTTGTATGAAGTAGGCGAGGAGGAGAGTGAGAATCCATTGCACTACCATAGCGAGAAGCTGGCTATTGCATATGGGTTGCTGAAGACCAAACCCGCTGACACGATTCGTGTCACGAAGAATTTGCGTGTGTGTAAAGATTGCCACGAGGCGAGTAAGCTCATCTCGGAAGCGTATGATCGAGAGATAA